In Spinacia oleracea cultivar Varoflay chromosome 5, BTI_SOV_V1, whole genome shotgun sequence, a single window of DNA contains:
- the LOC130460835 gene encoding uncharacterized protein, translated as MVVAKTQSYASSRDTRTIMGDVTYYGVLTDIIELNYYNRFKIVLFRCNWVDVNHASGIKKDKLNFTHVNLSSSIDSDERLSDEPFVFASQVQQVIYVQDRTQSDWFIPEPIKPRDTFDMGDDSVEQDLSVENEFQASSSGQQNVEIDIDDMTWMYKE; from the coding sequence ATGGTTGTGGCAAAGACACAAAGTTACGCTAGTTCAAGAGATACACGAACTATAATGGGAGACGTTACATACTATGGGGTGTTAACTGATATTATTGAGTTGAATTATTATAACAGGTTTAAGATCGTCTTGTTTAGGTGTAATTGGGTGGATGTGAACCATGCGAGTGGAATTAAGAAAGATAAGTTAAATTTTACCCACGTTAATTTATCAAGCTCGATAGATTCTGATGAGCGTTTAAGCGATGAGCCTTTTGTGTTTGCATCTCAGGTTCAACAGGTTATTTATGTACAAGATCGAACACAAAGTGATTGGTTTATTCCTGAACCAATAAAGCCAAGAGATACTTTTGACATGGGTGATGATAGTGTTGAACAAGATTTATCGGTGGAGAACGAATTTCAAGCATCAAGTTCAGGGCAACAAAATGTTGAGATTGAtattgatgacatgacatgGATGTACAAGGAATAA